A genome region from Hoplias malabaricus isolate fHopMal1 chromosome 8, fHopMal1.hap1, whole genome shotgun sequence includes the following:
- the prmt9 gene encoding protein arginine N-methyltransferase 9 — MPNETTKSKKTRRSRRSQRERREDPARNELISKSLESAQQCLLQQDYGTAFVHYLLVLNLAPVLKDFARESFRFTLFKWADELDSLGRIQDLFDCYEQALELFPVDEVIVNSMGEHLFRMGFRDEAAAHFHKALKLRPDFPEAKENFYRVANWLVERWHFLMLNDHGRNRKYQLAIQRAVQEGCSTVLDIGTGTGILGMCAKKAGASEVYACELSKTMYELAGEVVSANDMADSIKILHMKSLEMEIPKDIPNRVSLVVTETVDAGLLGEGIIESLIHAWKHLLLPPPNPEEPLSTPSQTGRVIPAGATVFGMAVECQEIRRHHRLCASAVGGLDLEAVGEIRSPVSCSVDADESAEPYTTERLSRLPGGFTALTQPCRVLDIDFNSVQELERLCYREIIRLRVPVTRDGVVDALAVWFQLHLDQENSISTGPQENTCWEQAIYPVQSPAHCSVKCNDELLVEVSCRDAYLRLCCVAVVRDGQTFHMDSMEDGVSADVWSPEMDLCSALASLQTRHDAPDNTFTLECSEISLLNNVTYHHCFRMAMDKLLTSLRSSRETQQSGVSSSEPLYVLDVSEGFSVLSLIAARLGQDSGSSLVKAYSSLEKEQHQTLLRLLAQSNEVDEAGLEFWLSHVDDESAVLQRPASEKLWSAIMLDCIETCGLIRQRLMEKATLARCLLEDGGHIFPERILIHGLLVESDTLLQESAVQGTEPTLGFNIAPFINQFTVPVHVFLDLSTLECTHLSDPVELFTLDLMNTNANYTSRDVRLRVTAPGRVTAIPFWYQIYLDAELTVSTFSQDSHWKQAAVVLQRPLVVNAGDWVQLTVQLHKSSISITAVREDVDTAGNATEGEEPAAMDHPQGGVC; from the exons ATGCCCAATGAAACCACAAAGTCAAAGAAGACGAGGCGCTCCAGGAGATCCCAGAGGGAAAGAAGGGAAGATCCTGCTAGAAATGAGCTCATATCAAAGTCCCTGGAAAGTGCACAGCAGTGTCTGCTCCAGCAAGACTATGGCACAGCTTTTGTGCACTACCTGCTGGTCTTAAACCTGGCCCCGGTCTTAAAGGACTTTGCAAGG GAGTCCTTCAGATTCACCCTCTTCAAGTGGGCTGACGAGCTGGACTCTCTTGGACGTATTCAGGACCTCTTTGACTGCTACGAGCAGGCTCTGGAGTTGTTCCCGGTTGACGAGGTGATTGTAAACAGCATGGGAGAGCATCTCTTCAG AATGGGTTTCAGGGATGAGGCTGCAGCGCACTTCCACAAAGCCCTCAAACTCCGACCGGACTTCCCAGAGGCCAAGGAGAACTTTTACCGTGTGGCTAACTGGCTGGTGGAGCGCTGGCATTTCTTAATGCTCAATGACCACGGGCGGAACCGCAAGTACCAGCTGGCCATTCAGCGGGCAGTGCAGGAGGGCTGCAGCACGGTTTTGGACATTGGAACTGGGACAGGCATCCTTGG GATGTGCGCAAAGAAAGCAGGGGCGAGCGAAGTCTATGCCTGTGAGCTGTCTAAGACGATGTATGAACTCGCTGGAGAGGTGGTCTCAGCCAATGACATGGCGGACAGCATCAAGATTCTGCACATGAAATCACTGGAGATGGAAATTCCGAAAGATATTCCGAACAG AGTTTCTCTAGTTGTGACTGAAACTGTGGACGCTGGACTTCTCGGGGAAGGCATCATAGAAAGTTTGATTCATGCCTGGAAGCACCTGCTCTTGCCTCCACCT AATCCAGAGGAGCCGCTCTCCACCCCTTCCCAAACAGGCCGAGTAATTCCCGCTGGGGCGACTGTGTTCGGAATGGCTGTGGAATGCCAAGAGATCCGCAGGCACCACAG GCTGTGTGCGTCTGCAGTAGGAGGACTGGATCTAGAAGCTGTAGGAGAGATCCGCAGTCCTGTGAGCTGCTCTGTTGACGCAGACGAGTCTGCAGAGCCCTACACCACTGAGAGACTGAGCCGTCTGCCTGGAGGCTTCACCGCCCTCACACAGCCCTGCAGAGTGCTGGATATAGACTTCAATAGCGTGCAG GAGCTGGAGCGTCTGTGCTACAGGGAGATCATACGTCTGAGGGTGCCGGTCACTCGGGACGGCGTTGTGGACGCTCTGGCCGTTTGGTTCCAGCTGCATCTGGACCAAGAGAACAGCATCTCCACTGGACCACAGGAGAACACCTGCTGGGAGCAAGCCATCTACCCAGTGCAGAGTCCAGCCC ACTGCAGTGTGAAGTGTAATGACGAGCTGCTGGTGGAGGTCTCCTGTAGAGACGCGTACCTCAGACTGTGCTGCGTCGCCGTGGTGAGGGACGGCCAGACGTTTCACATGGACAGCATGGAGGACGGCGTTTCCGCGGACGTGTGGAGTCCTGAGATGGATCTGTGCAGCGCTCTGGCCAGTCTTCAGACTCGCCACGATGCTCCAGACAACACCTTCACCCTAGAGTGCTCCGAAATCTCGCTGCTCAACAACGTCACGTACCACCACTGCTTCCGGATGGCCATGGACAAGCTCCTGACCTCTCTCAG GTCATCTCGGGAGACCCAGCAGTCGGGGGTGTCTTCCTCAGAGCCGCTCTACGTGCTGGACGTGTCGGAGGgcttctctgtgctctctctaaTAGCCGCTCGGCTGGGGCAGGACTCTGGCTCGAGTTTGGTGAAGGCTTACAGCTCCTTGGAGAAAGAGCAGCACCAAACGCTGCTGCGTCTCCTTGCTCAGAGTAACGAGGTGGACGAGGCCGGACTGGAGTTCTGGCTCAGTCACGTGGACGACGAGTCGGCCGTGCTGCAAAGACCCGCCTCGGAGAAGCTGTGGAGCGCCATCATGCTGGACTGCATCGAGACCTGTGGTCTTATCAGACAGAGGCTGATGGAGAAGGCCACGCTGGCTAG GTGTCTCTTGGAGGATGGCGGTCATATTTTCCCCGAGCGTATCCTGATTCACGGGTTGCTGGTGGAGTCAGACACACTGCTGCAGGAGAGCGCTGTGCAGGGAACAGAGCCGACTCTGGGATTCAACATCGCTCCCTTCATCAACCAGTTCACA GTGCCCGtccatgtgtttctggacctgtCCACCCTGGAGTGCACACACCTCAGTGATCCAGTGGAGCTGTTCACTCTCGATCTGATGAACACTAACGCCAACTACACCAGCCGAGACGTCAGG TTACGAGTAACCGCCCCTGGCAGAGTGACCGCCATCCCCTTCTGGTACCAGATTTACCTGGACGCCGAGTTGACGGTCAGCACGTTCAGCCAGGACTCTCACTGGAAGCAGGCTGCCGTAGTTCTGCAGCGCCCCCTGGTGGTGAACGCTGGAGACTGGGTCCAGCTCACGGTCCAGCTGCACAAGAGCAGCATTTCTATTACAGCTGTGAGAGAGGACGTGGACACAGCAGGTAATGCCACAGAGGGGGAGGAGCCTGCTGCCATGGACCACCCACAGGGAGGGGTTTGTTGA